Proteins from one Mytilus galloprovincialis chromosome 11, xbMytGall1.hap1.1, whole genome shotgun sequence genomic window:
- the LOC143051884 gene encoding U4/U6 small nuclear ribonucleoprotein Prp3-like isoform X3 — protein MSLSRREWDDMKSQLEGTVNKFLGFSEPSLVTAALNCIDKGYERDKAIRKLSEILDDSQSEKFADKLFRVWDEFKASSRKRQKRKEYESAASTEETKKKRKFVDDTPEAAINPSPGQLTTDQIKKMMTNATKMIEERKAQLAVTMPIKQPLPQLSRDEMLMNEAMEKVRKTQELQSRIQKQISGLGTAVPGIKSVPGGLANPPPLILDREGRTIDSATGEVIQLTQHTPTLRANIRAKKIKDFKGILEKPPEEITEGNFFDPRVDVKAAQRPKRGFKFHEKGKFEQVAQRLRTKAQLERLQNEIAYTAKRTGIASAAKLATIAPKKELGEGEIPDIEWWDTYILPSHTYNDLENLVESLTGITNLVEHPIQMKPPAEPDKEPEIPVYLTKKERKKLRRQNRQEAQKEEQEKIRLGLLPPPEPKVRMANLMRVLGTEAVQDPTKIEAHVRAQMEKRQKAHEEANAARKLTTEQRREKKMRKIKEDTTLGVHVSVYRLKDLKNPAKKFKVEANANQLFMTGIAVCHKDCNVVVVEGGPKQQRKFRRLMMHRIKWNEDTQKRSKDDEDSDSEEETDKSNKCSLVWEGTTKNRAFVEIKFKVCPTEAFAREQFKRFGVEHYWDLAYSGAVMETTGDDL, from the exons GGAAATTATCAGAAATTCTGGACGACTCCCAATCAGAAAAATTTGCAGATAAACTGTTCAGAGTGTGGGACGAATTCAAAGCTAGTAGTAGAAAAAGACAAAAGAGAAAG GAATATGAAAGTGCCGCATCCacagaagaaacaaagaaaaaaagaaagtttgTAGATGATACACCAGAGGCAGCTATAAACCCAAGTCCTGGTCAGCTGACCACAGATCAG ATAAAGAAGATGATGACCAATGCCACAAAGATGATAGAAGAAAGAAAAGCACAGTTAGCAGTCACTATGCCAATTAAACAACCATTG CCCCAGTTGTCCCGTgatgaaatgttgatgaatgaaGCTATGGAAAAAGTTAGGAAAACACAGGAACTACAGTCGAGGATTCAGAAACAAATATCTGGCCTAGGAACAGCTGTTCCTGGGAT aaAAAGTGTGCCTGGTGGTTTAGCAAA TCCACCACCACTGATTTTAGACAGAGAAGGACGAACCATTGACTCAGCCACAGGAGAAGTTATACAGCTTACACAACACACACCAACACTAAGG GCAAACATCAgggcaaaaaaaatcaaagattttaAGGGAATTCTTGAGAAACCTCCAGAGGAAATAACTGAGGGCAACTTCTTTGATCCTAGAGTTGA TGTGAAAGCTGCACAGAGACCCAAAAGAGGATTTAAATTTCATGAGAAAGGAAAGTTTGAGCAAGTGGCACAAAGATTAAGGACAAAA GCACAGCTAGAAAGATTGCAGAATGAAATTGCTTATACTGCAAAGAGGACTGGTATTGCATCAGCAGCAAAATTAGCAACAATAGCTCCAAAGAAAGAATTA GGTGAAGGAGAAATACCAGACATAGAATGGTGGGATACATATATTTTACCTTCACACAc GTATAATGATTTAGAGAATCTTGTAGAGTCTTTAACTGGTATCACAAACCTTGTAGAACATCCCATACAGATGAAACCTCCAG CTGAGCCTGATAAGGAACCAGAAATTCCAGTCTACCTCACAAAGAAGGAGAGAAAGAAATTACGTCGCCAAAACAGACAGGAAGCTCAGAAAGAGGAACAAGAAAAAATAAGACTTGGTTTACTGCCCCCACCAGAGCCAAAGG TACGGATGGCTAACTTGATGAGGGTGTTAGGAACAGAGGCAGTCCAGGACCCGACAAAAATAGAAGCTCATGTGAGAGCTCAGATGGAGAAAAGACAGAA aGCTCATGAGGAGGCCAATGCTGCCAGAAAACTGACAACAGAGCAGCGACGAGAAaagaaaatgagaaaaattaaagaagataCCACGCTTGGTGTTCATGTTTCTGTATATAG attgaaagatttaaaaaatccAGCAAAGAAATTTAAGGTAGAAGCTAATGCAAATCAGCTGTTCATGACAGGAATTGCTGTCTGTCACAAAGATTGTAACGTTGTTGTCGTGGAAGGAG GTCCTAAACAGCAAAGAAAATTCCGTCGGTTAATGATGCACAGGATTAAGTGGAATGAAGACACACAGAAAAGATCAAAAGACGATG AAGACAGTGACTCAGAAGAGGAAACAGATAAGAGCAATAAATGTTCTTTGGTTTGGGAG GGTACCACAAAGAACCGAGCATTCGTAGAAATTAAATTCAAAGTGTGTCCGACAGAAGCTTTCGCTAGAGAACAATTCAAAAGATTTGGTGTTGAACATTACTGGGACTTAGCTTACAGTGGTGCTGTCATGGAAACTACAGGAGATGATCTTTGA
- the LOC143051884 gene encoding U4/U6 small nuclear ribonucleoprotein Prp3-like isoform X1 produces the protein MTTSVLEKMSLSRREWDDMKSQLEGTVNKFLGFSEPSLVTAALNCIDKGYERDKAIRKLSEILDDSQSEKFADKLFRVWDEFKASSRKRQKRKEYESAASTEETKKKRKFVDDTPEAAINPSPGQLTTDQIKKMMTNATKMIEERKAQLAVTMPIKQPLPQLSRDEMLMNEAMEKVRKTQELQSRIQKQISGLGTAVPGIKSVPGGLANPPPLILDREGRTIDSATGEVIQLTQHTPTLRANIRAKKIKDFKGILEKPPEEITEGNFFDPRVDVKAAQRPKRGFKFHEKGKFEQVAQRLRTKAQLERLQNEIAYTAKRTGIASAAKLATIAPKKELGEGEIPDIEWWDTYILPSHTYNDLENLVESLTGITNLVEHPIQMKPPAEPDKEPEIPVYLTKKERKKLRRQNRQEAQKEEQEKIRLGLLPPPEPKVRMANLMRVLGTEAVQDPTKIEAHVRAQMEKRQKAHEEANAARKLTTEQRREKKMRKIKEDTTLGVHVSVYRLKDLKNPAKKFKVEANANQLFMTGIAVCHKDCNVVVVEGGPKQQRKFRRLMMHRIKWNEDTQKRSKDDEDSDSEEETDKSNKCSLVWEGTTKNRAFVEIKFKVCPTEAFAREQFKRFGVEHYWDLAYSGAVMETTGDDL, from the exons GGAAATTATCAGAAATTCTGGACGACTCCCAATCAGAAAAATTTGCAGATAAACTGTTCAGAGTGTGGGACGAATTCAAAGCTAGTAGTAGAAAAAGACAAAAGAGAAAG GAATATGAAAGTGCCGCATCCacagaagaaacaaagaaaaaaagaaagtttgTAGATGATACACCAGAGGCAGCTATAAACCCAAGTCCTGGTCAGCTGACCACAGATCAG ATAAAGAAGATGATGACCAATGCCACAAAGATGATAGAAGAAAGAAAAGCACAGTTAGCAGTCACTATGCCAATTAAACAACCATTG CCCCAGTTGTCCCGTgatgaaatgttgatgaatgaaGCTATGGAAAAAGTTAGGAAAACACAGGAACTACAGTCGAGGATTCAGAAACAAATATCTGGCCTAGGAACAGCTGTTCCTGGGAT aaAAAGTGTGCCTGGTGGTTTAGCAAA TCCACCACCACTGATTTTAGACAGAGAAGGACGAACCATTGACTCAGCCACAGGAGAAGTTATACAGCTTACACAACACACACCAACACTAAGG GCAAACATCAgggcaaaaaaaatcaaagattttaAGGGAATTCTTGAGAAACCTCCAGAGGAAATAACTGAGGGCAACTTCTTTGATCCTAGAGTTGA TGTGAAAGCTGCACAGAGACCCAAAAGAGGATTTAAATTTCATGAGAAAGGAAAGTTTGAGCAAGTGGCACAAAGATTAAGGACAAAA GCACAGCTAGAAAGATTGCAGAATGAAATTGCTTATACTGCAAAGAGGACTGGTATTGCATCAGCAGCAAAATTAGCAACAATAGCTCCAAAGAAAGAATTA GGTGAAGGAGAAATACCAGACATAGAATGGTGGGATACATATATTTTACCTTCACACAc GTATAATGATTTAGAGAATCTTGTAGAGTCTTTAACTGGTATCACAAACCTTGTAGAACATCCCATACAGATGAAACCTCCAG CTGAGCCTGATAAGGAACCAGAAATTCCAGTCTACCTCACAAAGAAGGAGAGAAAGAAATTACGTCGCCAAAACAGACAGGAAGCTCAGAAAGAGGAACAAGAAAAAATAAGACTTGGTTTACTGCCCCCACCAGAGCCAAAGG TACGGATGGCTAACTTGATGAGGGTGTTAGGAACAGAGGCAGTCCAGGACCCGACAAAAATAGAAGCTCATGTGAGAGCTCAGATGGAGAAAAGACAGAA aGCTCATGAGGAGGCCAATGCTGCCAGAAAACTGACAACAGAGCAGCGACGAGAAaagaaaatgagaaaaattaaagaagataCCACGCTTGGTGTTCATGTTTCTGTATATAG attgaaagatttaaaaaatccAGCAAAGAAATTTAAGGTAGAAGCTAATGCAAATCAGCTGTTCATGACAGGAATTGCTGTCTGTCACAAAGATTGTAACGTTGTTGTCGTGGAAGGAG GTCCTAAACAGCAAAGAAAATTCCGTCGGTTAATGATGCACAGGATTAAGTGGAATGAAGACACACAGAAAAGATCAAAAGACGATG AAGACAGTGACTCAGAAGAGGAAACAGATAAGAGCAATAAATGTTCTTTGGTTTGGGAG GGTACCACAAAGAACCGAGCATTCGTAGAAATTAAATTCAAAGTGTGTCCGACAGAAGCTTTCGCTAGAGAACAATTCAAAAGATTTGGTGTTGAACATTACTGGGACTTAGCTTACAGTGGTGCTGTCATGGAAACTACAGGAGATGATCTTTGA